In Topomyia yanbarensis strain Yona2022 chromosome 2, ASM3024719v1, whole genome shotgun sequence, one DNA window encodes the following:
- the LOC131684506 gene encoding uncharacterized protein LOC131684506, translating into MRIVGFWILLLQCYSALSSENVHYSCKDDRRYLALNICVVENVDSDEWLDLAEIEFPNESYLEFWNGIFHYFGSEMFQLLGDAKQVTFRNGFLRELLFWSHTLEELRIINTDLVLFDVLSEPNFNLKQLAIRSPLFSSWSPGMGSLKALEVIDIAYCNFSFLNLDWFGGYQQLRVLDVSNNGLYSLHSGPFLQLEALEELYIWGNRLEYLWRFPDAFPQLKYISLSANWWLCDWVTMARDTIFVKKIISMDSDFNCEDGWIRNGGLCCRRSGQGRFKARAKTRNIPTFPRRQINVLMTNNVNESSETAIGVEMDGSIIYVDRPLQI; encoded by the exons ATGAGGATTGTCGGCTT CTGGATTCTGCTTCTACAATGCTATTCAGCATTATCGAGCGAAAATGTACACTACAGCTGTAAGGACGATCGACGGTATCTGGCCCTGAACATCTGTGTTGTTGAAAATGTCGATTCGGATGAGTGGCTGGATCTGGCTGAAATTGAATTTCCGAACGAATCTTATCTGGAGTTCTGGAACGGGATATTTCACTATTTCGGCTCGGAGATGTTTCAGCTGTTGGGAGATGCAAAACAAGTGACCTTTCGAAATGGTTTCCTGAGGGAGCTTTTGTTCTGGTCCCACACACTAGAGGAACTGCGCATCATCAACACTGATCTTGTTTTGTTCGATGTGCTAAGTGAACCAAACTTCAATTTGAAGCAGCTCGCAATTCGCTCGCCACTGTTTTCATCTTGGTCCCCAGGCATGGGATCACTAAAGGCATTGGAAGTGATCGATATTGCTTATTGCAATTTTTCCTTTCTTAATCTGGATTGGTTTGGGGGGTACCAACAGCTTCGGGTGCTGGATGTTTCCAACAACGGATTGTATTCGCTTCATAGCGGTCCGTTTTTGCAACTGGAAGCATTGGAGGAGTTGTACATCTGGGGGAATCGGTTGGAGTATCTGTGGCGTTTTCCGGATGCATTTCCACAGCTCAAATACATCAGTCTGTCCGCCAACTGGTGGCTTTGTGATTGGGTAACGATGGCCCGTGACACGATTTTTGTTAAGAAAATCATCTCGATGGATTCGGACTTCAATTGTGAGGACGGATGGATTCGCAATGGCGGACTGTGTTGCCGTCGTAGTGGACAAGGAAGATTTAAAGCGAGGGCGAAAACAAGGAATATTCCGACATTTCCACGGAGGCAGATCAATGTTTTGATGACCAATAATGTCAACGAATCTTCGGAAACAGCGATTGGAGTAGAGATGGATGGTTCTATAATATACGTCGATAGACCATTGCAAATTTGA
- the LOC131684505 gene encoding uncharacterized protein LOC131684505 yields the protein MIKLASISVLVGLLLRLVITSAKLFPCDRIQNGRICYIQNITIDLLDDHRTIQFQDVLQLIIDSCSIPLFSRDLFGSLKETNFLTLKGGDIQAINFSSETLHSLRIDKTELTNLTIAAVPNHNLNTLMINRNPIVTLPNTFRYLFALSILDLSQNRLRHISLDWFQQMDNLLILDVSRNHIARIDGSSDLRLHRLKNFWANHNQLTQIPWFPIGFPKLERVRLSNNYWSCNWIRSTRQQIWDRDIRLFDADDGACSVRSEGGLCCYDSVPPVTAQAKYELLEIDFHPQQEEHQSQQQQEEIVFEVARMQSRSREDQELMQKDTCETLHEAVRALEREKVLSIREKTEMEQQFVKKVASLQEILRGVREDLEESEKEVSRYRLKERLDMIARTNNVKQNRKIL from the exons ATGATTAAATTGGCCAGCATTTC TGTTTTAGTCGGACTACTGCTTCGCTTAGTCATAACTTCAGCTAAACTCTTCCCCTGTGATCGGATTCAAAATGGGCGAATTTGTTACATTCAGAACATTACCATCGATCTGCTTGATGACCATCGAACGATCCAGTTCCAAGATGTTCTGCAGTTGATAATTGATTCCTGTTCGATACCACTGTTCTCGAGAGATCTTTTCGGGAGTCTGAAGGAAACCAACTTTCTAACGCTTAAAGGAGGTGACATCCAAGCGATCAACTTTAGTTCGGAAACTCTGCACTCACTACGGATTGATAAAACCGAACTGACAAACCTAACCATTGCCGCTGTACCCAATCATAATTTGAACACTTTGATGATCAATCGAAATCCGATCGTGACACTTCCAAACACCTTTCGTTATCTGTTTGCGTTATCGATTTTAGACCTTTCCCAGAATCGACTACGTCACATCAGCCTGGATTGGTTTCAACAGATGGACAACCTGTTGATTCTGGATGTTTCTCGGAACCATATTGCCCGAATCGACGGCAGCTCAGATCTCCGGTTGCATCGCTTGAAAAACTTTTGGGCCAATCACAATCAGCTGACGCAAATACCCTGGTTCCCGATTGGATTTCCCAAGTTGGAGCGAGTGCGACTTTCGAACAACTACTGGAGTTGCAACTGGATAAGATCGACAAGGCAACAGATTTGGGATCGAGATATACGACTCTTTGATGCCGATGATGGTGCGTGTAGTGTAAGAAGTGAGGGTGGTCTCTGCTGTTACGACTCGGTTCCGCCGGTGACTGCGCAGGCAAAGTACGAGTTACTAGAGATTGATTTTCATCCGCAGCAGGAGGAGCATCAGTCACAGCAACAGCAGGAggaaattgtttttgaagtggcAAGGATGCAATCCCGTTCCAGGGAGGATCAAGAGCTTATGCAAAAAGATACCTGTGAGACACTGCACGAAGCTGTCCGAGCATTGGAAAGGGAGAAGGTGCTCTCGATTAGAGAGAAAACTGAAATGGAACAacaatttgtgaaaaaagtgGCATCTTTACAGGAAATATTGAGAGGAGTGAgagaagatttagaagaatcTGAGAAGGAGGTATCACGATATAGATTGAAGGAGCGATTAGATATGATAGCAAGAACAAATAATGTAAAGCAGAATAGAAAAATACTTTGA